From one Montipora capricornis isolate CH-2021 chromosome 10, ASM3666992v2, whole genome shotgun sequence genomic stretch:
- the LOC138021431 gene encoding transcription elongation regulator 1-like gives MCCLAVYILELSDPVIKFLQKSILPLIGLPPNIVEVAERVNMNVAQAGAQGVAQGERHAGAQGAKQAGAQGARQAGAQGARQIGAQGARQVGAPGAIQSGAQRARQAGAQGAREVGAQGARQAGAQGARLAGGLMIGVGAAFVVFDAIDLGFTIRDIAQNKGSDAANLLRSKAEELENI, from the coding sequence ATGTGTTGTCTCGCTGTATATATCTTGGAGCTGTCTGATCCCGTAATAAAATTCCTTCAAAAGAGCATTTTGCCACTTATAGGGCTCCCTCCCAACATAGTGGAAGTAGCTGAAAGAGTCAACATGAACGTTGCACAGGCCGGTGCACAAGGCGTTGCACAGGGAGAGAGACACGCTGGGGCACAGGGAGCAAAACAAGCTGGCGCTCAGGGAGCCAGACAGGCTGGTGCACAAGGAGCAAGACAGATTGGAGCACAAGGAGCAAGACAGGTTGGAGCACCAGGAGCCATACAGTCTGGTGCACAAAGAGCAAGGCAGGCTGGTGCACAAGGAGCGAGAGAGGTTGGAGCACAGGGAGCAAGACAAGCTGGCGCACAGGGAGCCAGACTTGCTGGAGGACTGATGATTGGAGTCGGTGCTGCGTTTGTGGTTTTTGATGCCATAGATTTGGGCTTCACAATCAGAGATATTGCTCAAAACAAGGGATCCGACGCAGCGAATTTGTTAAGGTCGAAGGCAGAAGAACTGGAGAACATATAA